GGCAGTGAAAATATTTAGAAATAGTAAACTGGAAAGAATGTTTATAATTGAGTCATGTGCAATCACCTGACTACATCATATACGTATGAGTACTCTGAGGAAGACGTGATGTCCAAACGTCAGTAATAGTATACCTGTTTGCTTCCCATCAAGGCATCAAGCCTTAGTGTAAGAAcatctacagtgcctttagaaagtattcatgccccttgacGTATTCCTTATgttggtgttacagcctgaattcaaaatgggtgaaaaaaagtataatttaatccatctacacacaataacgaCTAACTAAAGACCTGTCTATGGACTTATTAGCACATTTAttcaaaatgaaatacagaaatatctcatttgcgTAAGTATTCccacccgagtcaatactttgtagaagcacatttggcaacgactacagctgtgagtctttttgggcaagtctctaagagctttgcacatctggattgtacaatatttgcccattattcttgaaaataattattcaagctctgtcaagttgattgttgatcattgctagacagccattttcaagtcttgccatagattttcaaagcAATTTTATGTCTAAACTGTAagtaggccactcaggaatattcaatgtcatcttggtaagaaacttcagtgtagatttggccttgtgttttaggttattgtcctgctgaaaggtgaatttgcctgttggaaagcagattgatctaggttttcctctaagatttaCCTGTGCTTATagatgtttatttttatcctaaaaaacacccttgtcgatgacaagcatacccataacctgatgcagccaccaccatgcttgaaaatatgaagagtggtacccggtgatgtgttgtggttAATTTGCcctataacactttgtattcaggacaaaagttaattgctttgccaatttttttatttattttaaattttttacagtattactttagtgtctttttgcagacaggatgcatgttttagaatatttgtattatgtacagtcttccttcctttcactctgtcatttaggttaatattgtggagtaactacaatgttgatccatcctcaagtgttctcatatcacaaccattaaactctgtaactgttttaaaatcaccattgtcctcatggtgaaatctgtgATCAGTTTCCTTCATCTCTGGCAATTGAGTTAGgatggactagaggtcgaccgattatgatttttcaacaccgataccgattattggtgggccaaaaaaagccgctaccgattaatcggccgatttttattaTTTGAAGGAAAAAAatcgtatttatttattttttcataaatgttttttttttgtaataatgacaattacaacaatactgaatgaacacttattttaacttaatataatacataaatactatcaatttagcctcaaataaataatgaaacatgttcaatttggtttaaataatgcaaaaacaaagtgttggagaagaaagtaaaagtgcaatatgtgccatgtaaaaaagctaacgtttaagttccttgctcagaacatgagaacatatgaaagctggtggttccttttaacataagtcttcaatattcccaggtaagaagttttaggttgtagttattataggactatttctctctatacgatttgtatttcatatacctttgactattggatgttcttataggcactttaatattgccagtgtaacagtatagcttccatccctctcctcgctcctacctgggctcgaaccagaaacacatcgacaacagccaccctcgaagcagcgttacccatgtagagcaaggggaacaaccactcccaagtctcagagtgagtgacgtttgaaacgctattagcacgcaccccgctaactagatAGCCATtttacatcggttacaccagcctaatctcgggggttgaagtcataaacagtgcaatgcttgaagaattgcgaagggcTGTTGGCacaacgcacgaaagtgctgtttgaatgaacgcttacgagcctgctggtgcctaccacctctcagtcagactgctctatcaaatatcacatcatagacttaattataatataatatacacacagAAATATAATATAcaaacagaaatacgagccttaggtcattaatatggtcgaatccggaaactatcatctaaaaaaaaataaacgttttgtttaagtgaaatacggaaccgttctgtattttatctaacgggtggcatccctaagtctaaatattcctgttacattgcacaaccttcaatgttatgtcataattacgtaaaattctggcaaattagttcgcaacaagtcaggcggcccaaactgttgcatataccctgactcggcgtgcaatgaacgcaagagaactgacacaatttcacctggttaatattgcctgctaacctggatttcttttagctatatatgcaggtttaaaaatatactcctgtgtattgattttaagaaaggcattaatgtttatggttaggtacagtcgtgcaacgattgtgcttttttcgcaaatgcacttttgttaaatcatcccccgtttggcgaagttggctgtctttgttaggaagaaatagtcttcacacagttcgcaacgagccaggcggcccaaactgctgcatataccctgactctgttgcagaggtgacacatttttcgtagttaaaagaaattcatgttagcaggcaatattaactaaatatgcaggtttaaaaatatatacttgtgtattgatttttaagaaagaaattgatgtttatggttaggtacacgttggagcaacgacagtcctttttcgcaaatgcgcaccgcatcgagtatatgcaacgcaggacaggccagataaactagtaatatcatcaaccatgtgtagttatgattggttgattgtttttttataacataagtttaatgctagctagcaacttaccttggctttttactgcattcgcgtaacaggcaggctcctggtggagtgcaatgtaaagcaggtggttagagcgttggactagttaaccgtaaggttgcaagattgaatccctaagctgacaaggtaaaaatctgttgttctgcccctgaacaaggcagttaacccaccgttcctaggccgtcattgaaaataagaatgtgttcttaactgacttgccttgttaaaataATTTTCTTccaaatcggcaaatcggtggccaaaaataccgattaccgattgttatgaaaacttgaaatcggccctaattaatcggccattctgattaatcggtcgacctctaggaCAGACACCTGTATATTTGTagcgactgggtgtattgatacaccatcaaaaGCCTAATTAATtacgtcaccatgctcaaaggtataTTCAGCGTCTGCTTTGtttatttttacacatctaccgATCGGTGCCCTTTGTGAGTCATTGAAaagcctccctggtctttgttgttgaatatGTGCTTGAAATTCATTACTTGAttttgagggaccttacagatacttgtatgtgtgggatacagataTGGGGTAGTTATTCAGAAATCaagttaaccactattattgaacacggaatgagtccatgcaacttatgtgatttTTAAGCACGTTTTTACatttgaacttatttaggcttgccataacaaaggtgttgaatacctattgactcaagacatttcagctttacatttttaatttcaaacattttcagcaaacaaaattccactgtcattatggggtattgtgtgttgtatcagtgacacaaaatctctatttaatcgatgttaaattcagactgtaacacatttgttggaaaaagtcaaggggtgtgaatactttctgaaagcactgtatatagCTGCTTGTTTTTTTGAGTGCTCCAATCTGTTTTATATTGAATTAGTCATTTTGGGAAGTTTTCCTTAAGCCCAGTTACTTGATGACTGTACTCTCCTTTTCTTGTCAGTATGGAGGACCAATGCAAGGCATGCAACTCCAGGGTATGCCCATGCAGGGTGGACCCATGGGAGGCCCACCCCAGGCAGGCTACCCCCAGAATGGTGGAGGCTACCCTGGGACCTTTGCTGCTCCTCCTCAGCAGCCTGTTAATGACCCCATGTGGGGGTACTTTACTACCATAGCAGGACAGGTGAGTGATCAATGCTTTTCATTTAAATTCATGATCATGGGTACAGTAAATGTTCCTCTTTGGATAGAATGCAACATTACTGgcttcccgagtggtgcagtggtctaaggcactgcatcccagtgcttgaggtgtcactacagacccgggttcgttcCCAGGCggtgtcacaaccggctgtgaccgggagtctcatagggcggtgcacaatttggccctgcatcgtccgggttaggccgggggggctcatcacgctctagcgactccttttggcgggctgggcgcctgcaggctgacttcgatcgtcagttgaacggtgtttcctccaacacattggtgcagctggcgtCCAGGTTAAGTGGAcgagtgttaagaagcgcggtttggcgggtcatgttttggaagacgcatgactcaacctttgCAACTCCTCTACGGGCTTAGGAGAGGCAGCGACGAGACAAGAtcccaattggatatcatgaaattgggaagaaaaagggggttaaaatacaacaacaaaaaataatgcTACAGTACTGGTACATGCATGATGTGATGTGTCATGGTTACCCCACAAAGTGATCTCAAGACATTCAAGtcccttttttaattttttttaactaaAAATATTACATTCACTGCACAGTAATAAGTTGTTGTTGGAGAGTAATCTTACAGGGATATTCCTCTGCAGGATGGGGAGATTGATGCAGAGGAGCTTCAGAGGTGTCTTACACAGACTGGTATCAGTGGCACCTATACTCGTAAGTTCACTCCCATGATCCAAGGTTCACTTTGTGGTCATAAATGATCCAATTATATTATGTGTGTTTTATGATTTGAGTATCCCGCATTAATATAGTCTGCAAAGATTTGTCACAGGTTTTCTGATTGGTATTGTTTTTCATTGTGTGATCGTGGTTTCTCTTCTCCAACAGCCTTCAGTTTGGAGACATGTAGAATCATGATTGCAATGCTGGATGTATCCTTTCTATACCAATGAATCTCTTGGACTGGGCCTCTGTCCAGTGTCATTGAAGTTTGTTTGGTATTGCACTTTGCTACTTTGACTTGCTGGTGAAAATGAATAGAAGTCATACATGTTAATTAATTAATAAACCTACTGTGTCAGTGCTGAGTTCATCCTTCTCTTTTAACAGTTGTAGAGGTGGGAAAGCGTTGAGCAGTAGGTGGCCGGCTGCAGTATATTTCACTCTTATACAAGGCCTACTGGGTCTCATTCAGTATGTATTTGCCAATGAATTTGCAAGATGGAACTTCGCTCATGCTCCATTTGCATCATGCCTGTAGCTCCATTTTCAGAGGTAGAGGCGCATTCTAGTCCTGTTTCTCTCTGAACATGTTCAACCTTCTTATGTACAGTAATAGACTTTACGACAAGGATGTTCAACAGTCAGCATTTGCAGTTTGGGATGttctataaaatgtattttcttcaGATTAGTGGGCCATATTGAGATAGATGATTACTTATGGAATTGATTCAGTCGCAGAAAGGTCTGGTTCTCCCACAACATTTACCACAACTCATCATATCCTGTGTGAGACCAGTTCACATGGCCGTTTTTAGTTTCTCTTTATCTAACGAACAGAGTTAACCCTTAACTAACCGCCCACCAGAGAGACATGACCGGAAAGCTGGGCTTCAATGAGTTCAAGGAGCTGTTTG
The Salmo salar chromosome ssa16, Ssal_v3.1, whole genome shotgun sequence DNA segment above includes these coding regions:
- the gran gene encoding Grancalcin; translated protein: MAYPGYGGYGGPMQGMQLQGMPMQGGPMGGPPQAGYPQNGGGYPGTFAAPPQQPVNDPMWGYFTTIAGQDGEIDAEELQRCLTQTGISGTYTPFSLETCRIMIAMLDRDMTGKLGFNEFKELFAALSGWKQNFMMFDQDRSGTVEPHEMTQSISAMGYRISPQALNAVIKRYSKAGRIYFDDYVACAVKLRALTESFRRRDQMQQGAVNFQYDDFILCTMAI
- the gran gene encoding grancalcin isoform X1; protein product: MAYPGYGGVSKRLYGGPMQGMQLQGMPMQGGPMGGPPQAGYPQNGGGYPGTFAAPPQQPVNDPMWGYFTTIAGQDGEIDAEELQRCLTQTGISGTYTPFSLETCRIMIAMLDRDMTGKLGFNEFKELFAALSGWKQNFMMFDQDRSGTVEPHEMTQSISAMGYRISPQALNAVIKRYSKAGRIYFDDYVACAVKLRALTESFRRRDQMQQGAVNFQYDDFILCTMAI